DNA from Strigops habroptila isolate Jane chromosome 6, bStrHab1.2.pri, whole genome shotgun sequence:
AggtttcctctctgctcctctttcaGGCATGTTGGGGGAGGCTAAACATCTGACGGTGGTACCGCCGCGTGTCTTTATTGCCACTCGCGTCGCAAGGAGCGGGGCAGAGGCGTgagggcagcacaggcagggcgGGCAGTGCATCCCTAGGCGGCCAGGTCGAAGTCGTCGCGCTCCTGGTTGTAGTCGAGCACCTTCTGCCGGAGGCGAGACGCGTCCACCCAGGTGATGAAGTCCTCCACGGCGCGGGGGATGAGGACGGCGGGGTCGGTCACCACCTCGGGCCCCACGCGGACGTGGCCCTGCTCCACGAAGGTGACGGCGTGGCGCAGGTTCTGCGCCATCCGCAGCTTCaccagcaggcagggcaggcgCCGCCGGCAGAACGCGGCCGCAGACAGGCTCTCACAGACGGCCAGGGACTGCCGCTCGCTCACCAGCCCCAG
Protein-coding regions in this window:
- the IMP3 gene encoding U3 small nucleolar ribonucleoprotein protein IMP3, whose product is MVRKLKYHEQKLLRRLELVSWEAAAGSLAEVKALRRYRLGRREDYVHYKALARTVRTLARRLRDLGPASAAFRSRCAAALLEKLHGLGLVSERQSLAVCESLSAAAFCRRRLPCLLVKLRMAQNLRHAVTFVEQGHVRVGPEVVTDPAVLIPRAVEDFITWVDASRLRQKVLDYNQERDDFDLAA